A window from Festucalex cinctus isolate MCC-2025b chromosome 12, RoL_Fcin_1.0, whole genome shotgun sequence encodes these proteins:
- the gpr135 gene encoding G-protein coupled receptor 135 isoform X1 — protein MESAASTAPWGSSGSNTTTDMSVLSTANQLNTDVSRFVSTVTNLVNTTAEVTLSRSVNITPFRVQGGHEASTHLVLSAAEANTVLKGILVAAQALVLLSIFLLSSLGNFAVLIVIIKHRQLRTVTNAFIMSLSLSDFLTAVLCLPFSFVMLFSKEGVWMFGERFCVANGFFNTCFGIISTLTMTLISFDRYYAIVRQPRAKIGRQKATKLLIGVWLSAVVFSLPWYVLMQNSTRVHKQGFYHCMYVFHSGTSHLGAAYSISLIVVCFLLPFALMCFCHYNICKTVRLSEIRVRPVTTYAYLLRFYSEMRTATTVLIMIVLIIFCWGPYCLMGLITALGDYTFSPVMDTLAIWLAWTNGAINPLIYALRNPNISMLLGRRREEGYRTRNIAAYLSNRTQTREIRLYQVERIRDRYVSRVGVNNNSRLSNSSPGKGTEGEGAMWACKNPAVFFCRDAQSETTTLPNFVSAPITKTADTSL, from the exons ATGGAATCAGCCGCGAGTACTGCCCCGTGGGGAAGCAGTGGCAGCAACACCACCACTGACATGTCAGTTTTGAGCACCGCCAACCAACTGAACACCGATGTTTCAAG gtttgtCTCTACAGTAACCAACCTAGTGAACACCACCGCAGAGGTCACACTATCAAGGAGTGTAAATATTACCCCGTTCAGAGTGCAAGGAGGCCACGAGGCATCGACCCACTTAGTACTGAGCGCTGCTGAGGCAAACACAGTCCTGAAGGGCATTTTGGTGGCAGCTCAGGCCCTAGTTCTCCTCTCCATCTTCCTCCTCTCCAGTCTTGGTAATTTTGCAGTCCTAATTGTCATTATCAAACACAGACAGCTCCGGACAGTTACCAATGCATTCATCATGTCTCTGTCGCTGTCCGACTTCCTCACAGCCGTCCTATGTCTGCCGTTCTCCTTTGTCATGCTCTTCAGTAAGGAAGGCGTCTGGATGTTTGGGGAACGTTTCTGCGTGGCTAATGGCTTTTTCAACACGTGCTTTGGCATCATCTCTACCCTGACTATGACTTTAATTTCCTTTGACAGGTACTATGCCATCGTCAGACAGCCGCGTGCTAAAATTGGGCGACAGAAAGCCACGAAGTTGTTGATAGGTGTGTGGTTAAGTGCAGTTGTGTTCTCTCTTCCATGGTATGTCCTCATGCAAAACTCAACCCGAGTCCATAAGCAAGGTTTCTACCACTGTATGTATGTTTTCCACTCTGGGACCTCACATCTCGGTGCGGCGTATAGCATTTCTCttattgttgtgtgttttttactGCCCTTTGCTCTTATGTGTTTCTGCCATTACAACATCTGTAAGACAGTTCGTCTCTCTGAAATACGAGTCAGGCCAGTGACCACATACGCTTACCTGCTACGATTCTACAGTGAAATGCGCACAGCCACCACAGTTCTTATTATGATtgttttgatcattttttgttgggGCCCATATTGTTTAATGGGCTTGATCACCGCATTAGGGGACTACACTTTCAGCCCTGTGATGGACACGCTTGCCATCTGGCTCGCTTGGACAAATGGAGCCATCAACCCCCTCATCTACGCATTGAGAAACCCCAATATATCAATGTTACTTGGACGGAGGAGAGAAGAGGGCTATCGGACTCGAAATATAGCGGCATACTTGTCTAACCGCACCCAAACCAGAGAGATTCGCCTTTATCAAGTCGAGAGGATAAGGGACCGTTACGTGAGTCGAGTGGGAGTGAATAATAACAGCAGACTGTCAAATTCAAGTCCAGGAAAAGGAACAGAGGGAGAAGGTGCAATGTGGGCCTGTAAAAACCCTGCAGTGTTTTTCTGCAGGGATGCCCAATCAGAAACCACAACACTCCCCAACTTTGTCAGCGCACCAATCACCAAGACAGCTGACACCAGCCTGTGA
- the LOC144031434 gene encoding uncharacterized protein LOC144031434 → MTFHRTMTTTMGPMQDSLGQSSKEREDRAHSNVRPLVLRQRKLLLIGPKVTLLTVSRTKNVHQPIHPRKKDPKDSGWHEVDEFGWQPTIFPFAAKPGPRDAAAELNSHLPADILELFITDELLQHIVHHTNLYANQSMQKQTDKNCCAHVNSLQRVFQIVFSDCYCCM, encoded by the exons atgacgtttcatcggacgatgacgactactatgggtccgatgcaagacagtcttggacagtcttccaaagaacgtgaag atcgtgctcacagcaacgtccgaccgctggttctacgacaaagaaag ctcctactcatcgggcccaaagtgacccttctcacagtgagcagaacaaag aatgtgcatcaaccaatacacccaagaaaaaaag atcccaaagattctggctggcatgaagttgatgaattcggctggcagccaaccatcttcccctttgctgcaaaaccaggaccaagggatgctgcagcagagctgaattcccacctgccagctgacatcctggagctcttcatcacggatgaacttctccagcacatcgttcatcataccaacctctacgcaaatcagtccatgcagaagcagactgacaaaaactgttgcgcacatgtaaatagtttgcaaagagttttccaaattgttttttcggattgctactgttgcatgtaa
- the gpr135 gene encoding G-protein coupled receptor 135 isoform X2, whose product MESAASTAPWGSSGSNTTTDMSVLSTANQLNTDVSRFVSTVTNLVNTTAEVTLSRSVNITPFRVQGGHEASTHLVLSAAEANTVLKGILVAAQALVLLSIFLLSSLAVLCLPFSFVMLFSKEGVWMFGERFCVANGFFNTCFGIISTLTMTLISFDRYYAIVRQPRAKIGRQKATKLLIGVWLSAVVFSLPWYVLMQNSTRVHKQGFYHCMYVFHSGTSHLGAAYSISLIVVCFLLPFALMCFCHYNICKTVRLSEIRVRPVTTYAYLLRFYSEMRTATTVLIMIVLIIFCWGPYCLMGLITALGDYTFSPVMDTLAIWLAWTNGAINPLIYALRNPNISMLLGRRREEGYRTRNIAAYLSNRTQTREIRLYQVERIRDRYVSRVGVNNNSRLSNSSPGKGTEGEGAMWACKNPAVFFCRDAQSETTTLPNFVSAPITKTADTSL is encoded by the exons ATGGAATCAGCCGCGAGTACTGCCCCGTGGGGAAGCAGTGGCAGCAACACCACCACTGACATGTCAGTTTTGAGCACCGCCAACCAACTGAACACCGATGTTTCAAG gtttgtCTCTACAGTAACCAACCTAGTGAACACCACCGCAGAGGTCACACTATCAAGGAGTGTAAATATTACCCCGTTCAGAGTGCAAGGAGGCCACGAGGCATCGACCCACTTAGTACTGAGCGCTGCTGAGGCAAACACAGTCCTGAAGGGCATTTTGGTGGCAGCTCAGGCCCTAGTTCTCCTCTCCATCTTCCTCCTCTCCAGTCTTG CCGTCCTATGTCTGCCGTTCTCCTTTGTCATGCTCTTCAGTAAGGAAGGCGTCTGGATGTTTGGGGAACGTTTCTGCGTGGCTAATGGCTTTTTCAACACGTGCTTTGGCATCATCTCTACCCTGACTATGACTTTAATTTCCTTTGACAGGTACTATGCCATCGTCAGACAGCCGCGTGCTAAAATTGGGCGACAGAAAGCCACGAAGTTGTTGATAGGTGTGTGGTTAAGTGCAGTTGTGTTCTCTCTTCCATGGTATGTCCTCATGCAAAACTCAACCCGAGTCCATAAGCAAGGTTTCTACCACTGTATGTATGTTTTCCACTCTGGGACCTCACATCTCGGTGCGGCGTATAGCATTTCTCttattgttgtgtgttttttactGCCCTTTGCTCTTATGTGTTTCTGCCATTACAACATCTGTAAGACAGTTCGTCTCTCTGAAATACGAGTCAGGCCAGTGACCACATACGCTTACCTGCTACGATTCTACAGTGAAATGCGCACAGCCACCACAGTTCTTATTATGATtgttttgatcattttttgttgggGCCCATATTGTTTAATGGGCTTGATCACCGCATTAGGGGACTACACTTTCAGCCCTGTGATGGACACGCTTGCCATCTGGCTCGCTTGGACAAATGGAGCCATCAACCCCCTCATCTACGCATTGAGAAACCCCAATATATCAATGTTACTTGGACGGAGGAGAGAAGAGGGCTATCGGACTCGAAATATAGCGGCATACTTGTCTAACCGCACCCAAACCAGAGAGATTCGCCTTTATCAAGTCGAGAGGATAAGGGACCGTTACGTGAGTCGAGTGGGAGTGAATAATAACAGCAGACTGTCAAATTCAAGTCCAGGAAAAGGAACAGAGGGAGAAGGTGCAATGTGGGCCTGTAAAAACCCTGCAGTGTTTTTCTGCAGGGATGCCCAATCAGAAACCACAACACTCCCCAACTTTGTCAGCGCACCAATCACCAAGACAGCTGACACCAGCCTGTGA